From a region of the Theobroma cacao cultivar B97-61/B2 chromosome 8, Criollo_cocoa_genome_V2, whole genome shotgun sequence genome:
- the LOC18591628 gene encoding uncharacterized protein LOC18591628 isoform X2, with protein MAKLPALSHLCFTFFLYIFATFMTIPVMIDVTMSALCPGKIECYLAIYLTGFQQAIIGLGSLVMMPLVGNLSDKYGRKALLTVPMTLTIIPLAILAYSRTRSFFYAYYVLKILTAMFCEGTVHCLSLAYVADNVPEGRRVSTFGILSGIGSCAFVCGTLSTRFLSTASTFQVATAMAMLSAVYMRIFLPDSIINDNLSAPILSQGKLDGIVNPDEESDKKMQMFKTMPSIEDMLALLKSSLTFSQAAIVSFFSNLSDVGLHASLLYYLKARFHFNKDQFADLMVITGVAGTISQLLLMPVLAPALGEERLLAIGLFFSCAHMFFYSIAWSVWVPYAAAVFSLFYVFSQPCIRSIVSKQVGPCEQGKAQGFISGIGSFANVASPLIFSPLTALFLSEGAPFYFPGFSIMCVGFASMIAFFQSLMIRAVPPISSQRVGNYNCMEA; from the exons ATGGCAAAGTTACCGGCGCTGAGCCATCTTTGTTTCACATTCTTTCTCTATATTTTCGCAACGTTCATGACGATTCCGGTCATGATAGATGTCACCATGTCTGCACTTTGTCCTGGAAAAATTGAATGCTACCTGGCAATTTATCTCACGGGATTTCAACAAGCG ATCATTGGGCTGGGATCTCTTGTGATGATGCCCCTCGTTGGTAATCTGTCCGACAAGTATGGAAGGAAGGCTTTGCTTACAGTCCCCATGACTCTCACCATAATTCCTTTAG CCATATTGGCTTACAGCAGAACGAGGAGCTTCTTTTATGCGTACTACGTGCTCAAGATTCTGACGGCCATGTTCTGTGAAGGAACCGTACACTGCCTGTCTCTTGCTTATGTG GCAGACAATGTTCCGGAAGGGCGACGAGTATCAACTTTTGGAATCCTTTCCGGCATCGGCTCTTGTGCATTCGTCTGCGGAACTCTGTCTACCCGTTTTCTCTCAACTGCCTCCACTTTCCAg GTTGCGACGGCAATGGCGATGCTTTCAGCGGTTTACATGAGGATTTTCCTCCCGGATTCGATCATAAATGATAATCTTTCTGCCCCAATACTCTCGCAAGGAAAACTTGATGGTATTGTTAATCCGGATGAGGAGTCAGACAAGAAAATGCAGATGTTCAAAACCATGCCTTCAATAGAAGATATGCTTGCCTTGTTGAAGAGCAG TTTGACATTTTCGCAAGCGGCaattgtttcatttttcagCAATCTTTCTGATGTGGGCCTCCATGCTTCATTGTTG TACTATTTAAAGGCCAGGTTTCACTTCAACAAAGATCAGTTTGCTGACTTAATGGTCATTACTGGAGTTGCAGGGACCATATCCCAG CTGCTTCTCATGCCCGTATTAGCTCCCGCTCTCGGAGAGGAGAGATTGCTGGCAATAGGCCTTTTTTTCAGCTGTGCACAT ATGTTCTTCTATAGCATTGCATGGTCCGTCTGG GTACCTTATGCAGCAGCTGTGTTCTCCTTATTCTATGTTTTTTCACAGCCATGT ATACGGAGCATTGTATCTAAACAAGTTGGGCCCTGTGAGCAG GGAAAGGCTCAAGGGTTCATTTCAGGCATAGGTTCCTTTGCCAATGTTGCATCTCCCTTGATTTTCTCTCCTCTAACAG CTTTGTTCCTGTCTGAAGGAGCACCATTTTATTTCCCTGGTTTCAGTATTATGTGCGTTGGGTTTGCCTCG ATGATAGCCTTCTTCCAGAGTCTCATGATAAGGGCCGTTCCTCCAATTTCAAGTCAAAGAGTTGGCAACTACAACTGCATGGAAGCCTAG
- the LOC18591628 gene encoding uncharacterized protein LOC18591628 isoform X3, whose product MMPLVGNLSDKYGRKALLTVPMTLTIIPLAILAYSRTRSFFYAYYVLKILTAMFCEGTVHCLSLAYVADNVPEGRRVSTFGILSGIGSCAFVCGTLSTRFLSTASTFQVATAMAMLSAVYMRIFLPDSIINDNLSAPILSQGKLDGIVNPDEESDKKMQMFKTMPSIEDMLALLKSSLTFSQAAIVSFFSNLSDVGLHASLLYYLKARFHFNKDQFADLMVITGVAGTISQLLLMPVLAPALGEERLLAIGLFFSCAHMFFYSIAWSVWVPYAAAVFSLFYVFSQPCIRSIVSKQVGPCEQGKAQGFISGIGSFANVASPLIFSPLTALFLSEGAPFYFPGFSIMCVGFASMIAFFQSLMIRAVPPISSQRVGNYNCMEA is encoded by the exons ATGATGCCCCTCGTTGGTAATCTGTCCGACAAGTATGGAAGGAAGGCTTTGCTTACAGTCCCCATGACTCTCACCATAATTCCTTTAG CCATATTGGCTTACAGCAGAACGAGGAGCTTCTTTTATGCGTACTACGTGCTCAAGATTCTGACGGCCATGTTCTGTGAAGGAACCGTACACTGCCTGTCTCTTGCTTATGTG GCAGACAATGTTCCGGAAGGGCGACGAGTATCAACTTTTGGAATCCTTTCCGGCATCGGCTCTTGTGCATTCGTCTGCGGAACTCTGTCTACCCGTTTTCTCTCAACTGCCTCCACTTTCCAg GTTGCGACGGCAATGGCGATGCTTTCAGCGGTTTACATGAGGATTTTCCTCCCGGATTCGATCATAAATGATAATCTTTCTGCCCCAATACTCTCGCAAGGAAAACTTGATGGTATTGTTAATCCGGATGAGGAGTCAGACAAGAAAATGCAGATGTTCAAAACCATGCCTTCAATAGAAGATATGCTTGCCTTGTTGAAGAGCAG TTTGACATTTTCGCAAGCGGCaattgtttcatttttcagCAATCTTTCTGATGTGGGCCTCCATGCTTCATTGTTG TACTATTTAAAGGCCAGGTTTCACTTCAACAAAGATCAGTTTGCTGACTTAATGGTCATTACTGGAGTTGCAGGGACCATATCCCAG CTGCTTCTCATGCCCGTATTAGCTCCCGCTCTCGGAGAGGAGAGATTGCTGGCAATAGGCCTTTTTTTCAGCTGTGCACAT ATGTTCTTCTATAGCATTGCATGGTCCGTCTGG GTACCTTATGCAGCAGCTGTGTTCTCCTTATTCTATGTTTTTTCACAGCCATGT ATACGGAGCATTGTATCTAAACAAGTTGGGCCCTGTGAGCAG GGAAAGGCTCAAGGGTTCATTTCAGGCATAGGTTCCTTTGCCAATGTTGCATCTCCCTTGATTTTCTCTCCTCTAACAG CTTTGTTCCTGTCTGAAGGAGCACCATTTTATTTCCCTGGTTTCAGTATTATGTGCGTTGGGTTTGCCTCG ATGATAGCCTTCTTCCAGAGTCTCATGATAAGGGCCGTTCCTCCAATTTCAAGTCAAAGAGTTGGCAACTACAACTGCATGGAAGCCTAG